A genomic region of Stegostoma tigrinum isolate sSteTig4 chromosome 15, sSteTig4.hap1, whole genome shotgun sequence contains the following coding sequences:
- the nkrf gene encoding NF-kappa-B-repressing factor, with amino-acid sequence MAAGVESLAGPNLQLTEAVEQYRGLSESDKHWRIRRQFILRHIQNYPGNRMEQLLALSMVWTNHVFLGCRYSSDLLERVFRMAEGIDVGDVGSCELVPGSTTNKRSNSDNGENPTAKRKPPLFRPRFRFEPVAFVSSSTKEEDEVKKKPNQSDKPRRWADLDEDNSNCLIRMEEKSVKAESQPNSKTSKSSKSSNGPLDPATSQNSSTFDYDSLYKTIFTDGEQAKSGNCVNGISCLSTYMSKIQQNYSAKYEAYHSNPSDLYPTMRGPDFSKTPVANKQGYKGLGFTQTKRSKSRKSSKKSASKSILPEPLSSKASPSGGFSPSAIKSRQTFFNMLQISVSRKLSSIGGFSNQLNHSDVLSSCIQTCKTNPQYFYVSLKEIPPADVPKNKKVLTDGYACELRCQGVYLATGYAGSKIGARDRASEQALKLFLKDVVVEVVKRKCKNNCIDDLILCEKNTPRNDIPPALKKPDEKIPSKETKDTANKGNETTKQSNRHSKDLKKKHWMDFVILETAKNAVCILNNSAQFNRMTVDYKFQLTPSQVWQCRVFVEDHFIAEAYGTKKLVKHTAAEKALTILRETQPVVKSSKPGNTDAAISRSAILGRSAEEALKQKITEDNIGNQLLRKMGWKGGGLGKEGEGIAEPIIVKEQFKREGLGLEMSKSGSKLNKRDIEDLIKNYARSDKQEELTFSKELTNDERMQIHQMAAKYGLKSKSYGKGKERYLVVSRKVRVDDIMNQLAQEGQVGRFELVVPGSST; translated from the exons ATGGCGGCTGGAGTGGAGTCGCTGGCCGGCCCGAACCTGCAGCTCACCGAGGCGGTGGAGCAGTACCGCGGCCTGTCGGAGAGCGACAAGCACTGGAGAATCCGCCGGCAGTTCATCCTTCGACACATCCAGAACTACCCGGGAAACAGGATGGAGCAACTGCTCGCCCTCTCCATGGTGTGGACCAACCATGTCTTCCTGGGCTGTAG atACAGCTCAGACCTTTTAGAAAGGGTCTTTCGAATGGCCGAAGGTATTGATGTTGGTGACGTTGGATCATGTGAGTTAGTTCCTGGGAGCACCACAAACAAAAGATCCAATTCTGACAATG GTGAAAATCCAACAGCAAAGCGGAAGCCGCCTTTATTCCGTCCTAGGTTTCGATTTGAGCCAGTTGCATTTGTTAGCAGCAGCACCAAGGAGGAGGATGAAGTGAAGAAAAAGCCAAATCAATCAGACAAGCCACGAAGGTGGGCAGATTTAGATGAAGATAATTCAAATTGTTTGATTAGAATGGAGGAGAAATCGGTAAAGGCAGAGTCTCAGCCCAACTCAAAAACGAGCAAATCTAGCAAAAGTTCAAATGGCCCACTGGATCCTGCCACTTCTCAGAATTCTAGCACATTTGATTATGACTCCTTGTACAAAACCATCTTCACAGATGGAGAGCAAGCCAAAAGTGGAAACTGCGTTAACGGGATAAGCTGTTTAAGCACTTACATGTCTAAAATACAGCAGAATTATTCTGCTAAATATGAAGCTTATCATTCCAATCCATCAGATCTTTATCCAACAATGAGGGGACCGGATTTTTCCAAGACCCCAGTTGCCAACAAACAGGGCTACAAGGGCCTGGGCTTCACACAGACGAAAAGGTCGAAGAGTAGAAAATCGTCTAAGAAGAGTGCCAGCAAGTCAATACTTCCAGAACCTTTGTCAAGCAAGGCATCTCCATCTGGTGGCTTTTCTCCATCTGCAATAAAGAGCAGACAGACTTTCTTTAATATGCTTCAGATATCTGTGTCAAGAAAGCTTAGTTCAATTGGAGGCTTCAGTAACCAGCTAAACCATAGCGATGTGCTAAGCAGCTGTATTCAGACATGTAAAACAAATCCTCAGTATTTCTATGTATCACTGAAGGAGATCCCTCCAGCTGATGTACCAAAAAATAAGAAAGTCTTGACAGATGGCTATGCCTGTGAGTTGAGATGTCAGGGTGTCTACTTGGCTACAGGTTATGCTGGCAGCAAAATTGGAGCTCGTGATAGGGCCTCTGAGCAAGCCTTAAAGTTGTTCCTTAAAGATGTAGTGGTTGAGGTTGTGAAGCGCAAGTGTAAAAATAATTGTATTGATGATTTAATATTGTGTGAAAAAAACACCCCTAGAAATGACATTCCTCCTGCTCTCAAAAAACCAGATGAGAAAATCCCAAGCAAAGAAACGAAAGATACAGCCAATAAAGGAAACGAAACAACTAAACAGAGTAACCGACATTCAAAGGATCTCAAAAAGAAGCACTGGATGGATTTTGTCATTTTGGAGACGGCAAAAAATGCTGTCTGCATTCTGAACAATTCAGCCCAATTTAACAGAATGACTGTGGATTACAAGTTTCAACTGACACCCAGTCAGGTCTGGCAATGTCGTGTTTTTGTTGAAGATCACTTTATTGCTGAGGCTTATGGAACGAAAAAGTTGGTGAAGCATACAGCAGCGGAAAAAGCTTTGACAATACTGAGGGAAACCCAACCTGTTGTAAAATCAAGCAAACCAGGAAACACCGATGCAGCCATCTCTCGAAGTGCAATTCTTGGAAGATCGGCTGAGGAAGCTCTTAAACAAAAGATCACCGAAGACAACATTGGCAACCAGCTTTTACGGAAAATGGGGTGGAAAGGAGGTGGCTTAGGAAAAGAGGGTGAAGGTATTGCAGAGCCAATCATAGTAAAAGAACAGTTCAAGAGGGAGGGCCTGGGTTTAGAGATGAGCAAGAGTGGTTCTAAATTAAACAAGCGTGATATAGAAGATCTTATCAAAAACTATGCCCGttcagacaaacaggaagaacTGACCTTTTCCAAAGAGCTAACCAATGATGAGCGAATGCAAATCCATCAAATGGCTGCAAAGTATGGCCTCAAGAGTAAATCCTATGGAAAAGGAAAGGAGCGTTATTTGGTTGTGAGCAGAAAAGTCCGTGTAGATGATATTATGAACCAGCTTgcacaagaaggacaggttggcCGATTTGAATTGGTAGTGCCCGGTTCTTCAACTTGA